From Rutidosis leptorrhynchoides isolate AG116_Rl617_1_P2 chromosome 3, CSIRO_AGI_Rlap_v1, whole genome shotgun sequence, a single genomic window includes:
- the LOC139900112 gene encoding uncharacterized protein yields MEVVEHDNEHPLCLVDMQPDYPQYEEEYDDETDDLVRKQGFQHKCDRCKKEINWFHRYYYKCANLCDYLIHNSCADLPLTLKHTSHSKHNLILFHVNYRYYEWYCGICGSGRKGDMVCYQCSECDFKVDIHCAMSRAKDRTVYHPSHQHPLVATINEHKCKCHACGEEHKGIFYMCTTCVNYFIHSKCALMPELLLIQQATNNYRSHSHLLTLSYSFPRGYQKAEFDPPCRANLHTQHEYIHICPLVDLIPQPLVGGVHLIPLGQRPFGAGRLNDIDNLNQTGLLRLPFVDETYNLLKHYFFKETENEICETSEVALQYSVHQHPLILVTTSSTSNLILCHNPMKKCQLLCNGCLRPITSMPFYMCANYEDQHCNFVLHEWCTRLPDKLPKYPGHPKHTLTLYSNIPSKFMSVFVCRVCSLPCNGFVYSCVQCGYHIDVNCGFIPEKVAHEAHPDHILDRCMAHTSLKCILCLNVVPKNKMTFQCMKCRKCLHTKCAFLLPSKIRHKYDRHILSLSYLPIENHKGQYFCEICEEEFNPRRCFYHCKECKQSIHSCCGQFILESETVTSSSHDVGVYEFVNIKFGAIHKIQNHPHDLSLVQGIDNDGHCSECDDTLRNQLILKCLLCKFALDLKCCERLST; encoded by the exons ATGGAGGTGGTTGAACATGATAACGAACATCCACTTTGTCTCGTAGATATGCAACCAGACTATCCACAATATGAAGAAGAATATGATGATGAAACTGATGATTTAGTCAGGAAACAAGGCTTTCAACATAAATGTGATCGGTGCAAGAAAGAAATCAATTGGTTTCACAGATATTACTATAAATGTGCTAATTTGTGTGACTACTTGATTCACAATTCTTGTGCAGATCTTCCCCTAACGTTAAAACACACATCGCATTCAAAACATAATCTTATTCTTTTCCACGTGAATTATAGGTATTATGAATGGTATTGTGGTATATGTGGAAGTGGCCGTAAAGGTGATATGGTTTGTTATCAGTGTTCTGAATGTGATTTTAAAGTTGATATACATTGTGCTATGTCAAGGGCAAAAGACAGAACCGTATATCACCCTAGCCACCAACACCCTTTAGTAGCTACCATTAATGAACATAAGTGCAAGTGTCATGCTTGTGGTGAAGAACATAAAGGAATCTTCTATATGTGTACCACTTGTGTTAATTATTTCATTCATAGTAAATGTGCACTCATGCCAGAATTGTTGTTAATTCAACAAGCTACAAATAATTATCGCTCTCATTCTCACTTATTGACTCTTTCTTATTCCTTTCCAAGAGGATATCAGAAGGCTGAATTTGATCCCCCATGCAGG GCAAACTTACACACTCaacacgaatatatacatatatgtccaCTTGTGGACTTAATCCCACAACCACTAGTTGGAGGGGTGCACTTGATACCACTAGGCCAAAGGCCCTTTGGTGCCG GGCGGCTAAATGATATCGATAACTTGAATCAAACTGGGCTCCTTCGTCTCCCTTTCGTTGATGAAACTTACAACTTATTAAAGCACTATTTTTTTAAAGAAACCGAAAATGAAATATGTGAAACGAGCGAGGTGGCCTTACAATACAGTGTTCACCAACACCCTTTGATTCTAGTTACAACCTCTTCAACGTCAAATTTGATATTATGTCATAACCCAATGAAGAAGTGTCAGCTATTATGCAATGGATGTTTGAGACCAATCACTAGTATGCCATTTTACATGTGTGCGAACTATGAAGATCAACACTGTAACTTTGTTCTTCATGAGTGGTGCACTCGGTTGCCAGATAAACTGCCAAAGTACCCAGGTCACCCCAAACATACGCTCACTCTCTACTCAAATATCCCTTCAAAATTTATGTCTGTGTTCGTTTGTAGGGTTTGCAGCTTACCATGTAACGGATTTGTCTATAGTTGTGTCCAATGTGGTTACCACATTGATGTTAATTGTGGGTTCATACCGGAAAAAGTTGCACACGAAGCTCATCCAGATCACATCTTAGATAGGTGTATGGCACATACTTCCCTGAAATGTATTCTATGTTTGAATGTAGTTCCTAAAAACAAAATGACGTTCCAGTGTATGAAGTGTCGAAAATGTCTACATACCAAATGTGCTTTCTTGTTGCCTAGTAAGATACGGCACAAGTACGACAGACATATCCTGAGTCTGAGTTACTTACCTATTGAAAACCATAAAGGTCAATACTTTTGCGAAATTTGTGAGGAAGAGTTCAATCCAAGACGTTGTTTCTATCATTGCAAGGAGTGCAAACAATCTATCCATTCTTGTTGTGGACAATTTATACTTGAGTCTGAAACGGTTACATCTTCCAGCCATGATGTAGGCGTATATGAGTTTGTGAATATAAAGTTTGGGGCTATTCACAAGATTCAGAACCACCCACATGATCTCTCTTTAGTTCAAGGGATTGACAACGACGGTCACTGCAGTGAGTGTGACGACACGTTGCGTAATCAGTTGATCTTGAAGTGCCTGTTGTGCAAGTTCGCGCTTGATTTGAAATGTTGTGAACGATTGAGTACTTGA